The proteins below are encoded in one region of Prevotella melaninogenica ATCC 25845:
- the rplQ gene encoding 50S ribosomal protein L17: MRHNKKFNHLGRTADHRAALLSNLAVALIQHKRITTTLAKAKALKKYVEPLITRSKNDTTNSRRVVFRYLQNKEAVTELFKEISVKVADRPGGYTRVIKLGTRQGDAAQIAFIELVDYNENMAKSPKADAKKTRRSRRSTKKADAPAEAAENVAEEAKAE; the protein is encoded by the coding sequence ATGAGACATAATAAGAAATTCAACCATTTGGGTCGTACTGCTGACCACCGCGCTGCGTTGCTTTCAAACTTGGCAGTTGCTTTGATTCAGCACAAAAGAATCACTACGACTCTTGCTAAGGCAAAGGCTCTTAAGAAGTATGTTGAGCCGCTGATCACACGTTCTAAGAATGATACAACTAACTCACGTCGTGTTGTATTCCGTTATCTTCAGAACAAAGAGGCTGTTACTGAGCTCTTCAAGGAGATTTCAGTTAAGGTAGCTGATCGTCCAGGCGGTTATACACGCGTTATCAAGCTCGGTACTCGTCAGGGTGACGCTGCTCAGATAGCATTCATCGAGTTGGTTGACTACAATGAGAATATGGCTAAGTCTCCAAAGGCTGATGCTAAGAAGACTCGTCGTAGCCGTCGTTCTACAAAGAAGGCTGATGCACCTGCAGAGGCTGCTGAGAACGTTGCTGAAGAAGCAAAGGCTGAATAA
- a CDS encoding SusD/RagB family nutrient-binding outer membrane lipoprotein: MKQNIIKFKSLAFGICATCMVLVTGCSESEYAKINTDPSTIAEGNPVFLFTQEQVQYQPFDYLLWYYDGAYTSKIVQAYSPSSSFNDLYNKLAELGGVGSQLIYVKRYENDIKATIDKMPANKAAQYSHLSAMANALTVYMGLFDTDLFGSRPYSEAAQAKYGGTLTPNYESQESLFDQWLTELNTDLDKLKSTTTQISVGDNDLAYGGDTKKWVKFINGIKLKIAVRLLHQNKAKALKIAEEVGADDANVMQSIADDYVYNKGTGGDGGNNTYGSDNSVNLGVSSKNVIDFMKRNKDPRMLVMFTKNDFNSEVVQAFFDAQARGDNNCAIPKYILDQVNYTTDASGKKHFDSWKGDGEPWVRYQGLPIGMAISEKTEYTGVNNYFVTTRWKVTDGEKTKTYSPLSYFNEELVRGRVDFTFPTAPKGKVVQDTEDNPLYEMTLSTAEMNLYLAEFKLLGANLPHTAAEYFKLGVEASAKAYNRLAILNKIPYYDKAHCNDKLDEPVTYDDAAIATMMANSDYQLTGNVPSDLEKVYIQLYLHFFYQPLEQFVTVRRSGVPKVGSSLIPWITMKPNTELPRRFYIAQPDPADKMRTIIETAMTQQGFTFTDGQRPELLNSERVWYDKGAPNFGEGPNY, from the coding sequence ATGAAACAGAATATTATAAAATTCAAGTCGCTCGCCTTTGGTATATGTGCCACATGCATGGTACTGGTAACAGGATGCAGCGAAAGCGAATACGCAAAAATAAATACTGACCCATCGACTATCGCCGAAGGAAATCCTGTGTTCTTGTTTACTCAGGAACAGGTGCAATACCAACCCTTCGATTACCTGCTATGGTATTACGATGGGGCTTACACGTCAAAAATAGTTCAGGCATATTCACCATCAAGTAGTTTTAATGACTTGTATAACAAGTTGGCTGAACTGGGCGGTGTGGGTTCTCAGCTTATTTATGTTAAACGATACGAGAACGATATTAAAGCTACTATCGATAAGATGCCAGCCAACAAAGCTGCTCAATACTCACACCTTTCGGCTATGGCAAACGCTCTAACAGTTTACATGGGACTGTTCGATACCGACCTCTTTGGTTCAAGACCTTACTCTGAAGCTGCACAAGCCAAGTATGGGGGCACATTAACTCCTAACTACGAATCGCAAGAGAGTCTATTCGACCAATGGTTGACTGAACTAAACACCGATCTGGATAAGCTGAAGTCAACGACAACGCAGATAAGTGTTGGAGACAATGACTTAGCCTACGGGGGAGATACTAAGAAATGGGTGAAATTTATAAACGGCATAAAACTTAAAATTGCAGTAAGACTTCTTCACCAAAACAAAGCTAAAGCCTTAAAAATAGCAGAAGAAGTGGGTGCTGATGATGCAAACGTAATGCAATCTATTGCAGACGACTATGTATATAATAAAGGTACAGGTGGAGATGGTGGCAACAACACCTATGGAAGTGATAATAGTGTGAACTTAGGTGTTAGCAGCAAAAACGTTATCGACTTCATGAAACGTAACAAAGATCCACGTATGTTGGTGATGTTTACCAAAAACGATTTCAACTCTGAGGTAGTACAAGCATTCTTTGATGCACAAGCAAGAGGGGATAACAACTGTGCTATTCCTAAATATATTTTAGACCAGGTGAACTATACCACAGATGCTTCTGGCAAGAAACATTTCGACAGTTGGAAAGGTGATGGGGAACCATGGGTGCGCTATCAGGGATTACCTATCGGTATGGCTATATCTGAAAAGACAGAATACACTGGCGTCAACAATTATTTTGTAACAACCAGATGGAAAGTAACTGACGGAGAAAAAACAAAAACCTACTCACCGCTATCGTACTTTAACGAGGAATTAGTGCGTGGCCGCGTTGACTTCACTTTCCCAACAGCTCCAAAAGGTAAGGTGGTACAAGACACTGAAGATAACCCACTTTACGAGATGACCCTTTCCACAGCTGAAATGAACCTCTATCTGGCTGAGTTTAAGTTACTGGGTGCTAACTTGCCTCATACTGCAGCCGAATATTTCAAACTTGGCGTTGAGGCTTCAGCTAAGGCTTATAACCGTTTAGCGATACTGAACAAAATACCTTATTATGATAAGGCACATTGTAACGACAAGTTAGACGAGCCTGTTACATACGACGATGCAGCCATTGCTACGATGATGGCTAATTCTGACTACCAACTAACAGGTAATGTGCCAAGCGATTTAGAGAAGGTTTACATCCAATTGTATCTACATTTCTTCTATCAACCACTTGAGCAGTTTGTAACAGTGCGCCGCTCTGGCGTTCCTAAAGTTGGTAGCTCGCTCATTCCTTGGATTACAATGAAGCCCAACACTGAGTTGCCTCGCCGATTCTATATCGCTCAACCCGATCCAGCCGATAAAATGCGTACTATTATTGAAACTGCGATGACGCAGCAAGGATTCACCTTTACAGATGGACAAAGACCTGAACTGCTTAACTCTGAAAGGGTGTGGTACGACAAGGGGGCTCCAAACTTTGGTGAAGGTCCTAACTACTAA
- a CDS encoding SusC/RagA family TonB-linked outer membrane protein, which yields MNNKQNKAQALWRICMMALIWMFATELYAQNVTVSGIVKDPTGEPVIGASVTVKGTNMGTVTNIDGQYTLQCPTKGTLVFSYLGMKPKNVDINGRQQINVALEEEATALNDVVVTALGIKRQTKALGYAVTELKSDELERANTVSPVTALQGKVAGVEISQSDGGMFGSTKIQIRGASTLNANNQPIFVVDGVILDNATSQSGDADWNSNINDYGNQLKNLNPDDFESVSVLKGAAATALYGSRGLNGAVVITTKSGKAGKGVTVKVSQTVGLETVYRSPDLQNTYMIGAFPGGVDYGDEYTATGNLWSDNMTSFARNSKGEYSLIEQYGNYAWGPDISWAEGKQFEQYDGTMGTAKMFPNNYKDAYDTGFNTNTNVSLQGGNDRTQFYASASYKYNKGTTPRNTFNRLSFLGKASQKIGNIMTVDFSVNFTQSQPRNAPLNIGEYFANSTFPREYDVNRYRNLYKGEHGGLASERYGDLYRAVPGKELWWSIFENDYKQTETMFRPVLNINIQALPWLQLSTGGSLNYYAIDGELKAPGSGYANEGGSYALSHTHTTQENLYLAANLNYQINKDWEVHGFLREEYFNQYAQYNSESTNGGLIVPNQFFIKNSKQQASFNAYKFNTKRIVSTIFMIGTSWKNQLFLDITGRNDWSSALVYSYGTGNFSYFYPSVSGSWIITETFKDKLPKWVSFAKVRGSWAQVGNDTSPYYINSGYSVATYQRGDKKIYGMTIPENMKSTNLKPERKNAWEVGLDWRFFDSRIGVDLTYYKENTRNQIMTINVPWESGVKEKLINAGNIQNSGIEIALNTTPIKKKQWQWDLNFTYTRNRNKIVELSPDVTSYINLDGAANYGNYRIASVAKVGSDYGMLMSDSWIKTDEKTGKPVVGYTNKFRTVYYKRGGTVKEVGSMLPNFLGSLNSTLRWKDLSLYVLFDARFGGYVASYNSRYATAYGFSGETEKYRKGMTWTSKYANAQDKVFTDGFIPDVVFDAGTIVTTPGGTNQDVSGMTYQEAYEKGYVEPAHLQSAAYFKNSWGTGVINDDWFKKINYIALREITLSYNVPTKISSYIGAKNLSLSFTGRNLAYLLNTAPNHENPESVRGTGAAQFRMRSFMPYTASYLFTLNATF from the coding sequence ATGAACAACAAGCAGAACAAAGCGCAAGCCTTATGGCGAATCTGTATGATGGCACTGATATGGATGTTCGCTACTGAGCTTTATGCGCAAAATGTCACGGTTAGTGGCATTGTGAAAGACCCAACGGGCGAGCCTGTAATCGGTGCTTCGGTAACGGTGAAAGGTACAAATATGGGTACTGTGACTAATATCGACGGGCAATACACCCTACAATGCCCCACAAAAGGCACGTTAGTATTCTCATACTTGGGAATGAAGCCTAAAAATGTAGATATTAATGGTCGACAACAGATAAACGTTGCCCTTGAAGAAGAAGCCACTGCGCTTAATGATGTGGTGGTTACGGCATTGGGAATTAAACGACAAACAAAAGCATTGGGTTATGCTGTCACCGAACTGAAAAGCGATGAACTGGAACGAGCCAACACGGTTTCTCCTGTTACAGCATTGCAAGGTAAGGTGGCTGGTGTAGAGATCAGCCAGTCAGACGGTGGAATGTTTGGTTCTACTAAAATTCAAATAAGAGGTGCATCTACTCTTAATGCCAACAACCAACCTATCTTTGTAGTAGACGGTGTGATATTAGATAATGCTACAAGCCAATCAGGGGACGCTGACTGGAATAGCAATATCAACGACTATGGTAATCAACTAAAGAACCTTAACCCCGACGACTTTGAGAGTGTAAGTGTACTAAAAGGTGCTGCCGCAACAGCATTATATGGTTCACGTGGTTTGAATGGTGCTGTAGTAATTACCACTAAAAGTGGGAAAGCAGGCAAAGGTGTTACTGTGAAGGTTTCGCAAACAGTAGGATTAGAAACAGTCTATCGTTCACCAGATCTACAAAACACTTATATGATTGGTGCTTTCCCTGGTGGTGTAGACTATGGAGACGAATACACCGCCACGGGCAATCTTTGGAGCGATAACATGACATCGTTCGCTCGTAACTCTAAAGGTGAATACTCGCTCATCGAACAATATGGTAACTATGCTTGGGGACCTGATATCTCATGGGCTGAGGGTAAACAGTTTGAACAGTATGATGGAACAATGGGAACGGCGAAGATGTTCCCAAACAACTATAAAGATGCTTACGACACAGGCTTTAATACCAATACGAATGTATCATTGCAAGGTGGTAATGATCGTACACAATTCTACGCTTCAGCATCTTATAAATACAATAAGGGTACTACACCACGCAACACCTTTAACCGTCTGTCGTTCTTAGGAAAAGCTTCACAAAAGATTGGGAACATCATGACGGTAGATTTCAGCGTGAACTTTACGCAATCACAGCCCCGTAATGCACCATTAAACATTGGAGAATACTTTGCTAATAGTACGTTCCCACGTGAATACGACGTTAATCGTTATCGTAACCTTTACAAAGGGGAACATGGTGGACTTGCCAGCGAAAGATATGGTGATCTCTATCGTGCTGTACCTGGCAAGGAACTGTGGTGGAGTATCTTTGAAAACGATTACAAACAAACAGAAACCATGTTCAGGCCTGTGCTTAACATCAATATTCAAGCACTGCCTTGGCTACAACTTTCAACTGGTGGTTCGCTCAACTATTATGCCATCGATGGCGAGCTAAAAGCCCCTGGTAGTGGTTATGCCAACGAAGGTGGGTCTTATGCACTCTCACACACGCACACTACACAAGAGAACCTGTACCTTGCGGCCAACCTAAACTATCAAATTAATAAGGACTGGGAAGTACATGGGTTCTTACGCGAGGAATATTTTAACCAATATGCACAGTATAATAGCGAGAGTACGAACGGTGGACTTATTGTGCCCAACCAATTCTTTATCAAGAATTCAAAACAACAAGCCAGCTTTAATGCGTATAAATTCAACACCAAGCGTATCGTCTCTACCATCTTTATGATTGGAACAAGCTGGAAGAATCAACTATTCTTGGACATAACGGGACGTAACGACTGGTCCTCAGCCTTGGTTTACAGCTACGGAACAGGTAATTTCTCTTATTTCTATCCTTCTGTTTCGGGCTCATGGATCATCACAGAAACCTTCAAAGACAAACTTCCAAAATGGGTTAGCTTTGCAAAGGTACGCGGTTCTTGGGCGCAGGTGGGAAACGACACCTCTCCTTATTATATAAATTCGGGCTATTCTGTGGCAACATATCAACGTGGCGACAAGAAAATCTATGGAATGACTATCCCTGAGAATATGAAGAGTACCAACTTAAAACCTGAACGTAAGAATGCTTGGGAAGTGGGACTTGACTGGCGTTTCTTTGACAGTAGGATTGGGGTAGACCTCACCTATTATAAGGAGAACACTCGAAACCAAATTATGACTATCAATGTACCTTGGGAATCGGGCGTAAAAGAAAAGCTAATCAACGCTGGTAATATACAGAACTCAGGTATAGAAATAGCACTCAACACAACTCCTATAAAGAAGAAACAATGGCAATGGGACCTAAATTTCACCTACACTCGCAACCGCAATAAGATTGTAGAACTAAGTCCTGATGTAACCTCTTACATTAATCTGGATGGTGCAGCAAACTATGGTAACTACCGCATAGCATCTGTTGCCAAAGTAGGCTCCGACTATGGTATGCTAATGTCTGACTCTTGGATAAAGACCGACGAAAAGACTGGCAAACCAGTGGTAGGCTACACTAACAAATTCCGAACAGTGTATTATAAGCGCGGAGGTACTGTGAAAGAAGTTGGATCGATGTTGCCTAACTTCCTTGGATCACTAAACTCTACCCTAAGATGGAAAGACCTTAGTCTCTATGTGCTATTTGACGCACGCTTTGGAGGATACGTTGCTTCGTATAACTCACGCTACGCAACTGCATACGGTTTCTCTGGAGAGACCGAGAAATACCGTAAGGGGATGACCTGGACCAGCAAATACGCTAATGCGCAAGATAAGGTGTTTACTGATGGCTTTATCCCTGATGTCGTTTTCGATGCAGGAACTATTGTTACCACACCAGGAGGAACTAACCAAGACGTTAGTGGAATGACCTATCAGGAGGCTTATGAAAAAGGTTATGTAGAACCTGCACACCTACAAAGTGCTGCATACTTTAAGAATAGCTGGGGAACAGGTGTTATTAACGATGATTGGTTTAAGAAAATCAACTACATCGCTCTGCGAGAAATAACTCTCTCGTACAACGTTCCAACCAAAATTAGCAGCTATATCGGTGCAAAGAACTTATCCCTTAGTTTCACCGGACGTAACTTGGCATACCTACTGAACACTGCGCCAAATCACGAGAATCCTGAATCGGTACGTGGAACAGGAGCTGCGCAGTTCCGTATGCGATCATTTATGCCTTACACAGCAAGCTATCTCTTCACATTAAACGCTACATTCTAA
- a CDS encoding leucine-rich repeat domain-containing protein — protein sequence MKKFLLMFSLFVSLVTFAQTNGEMRIATSTAVGQDFEFRVTRTDETSKVFVDWGDGNKQEATLEGWSNNKKVTGKLLKDTIIVYGDFSAVEVSEAKATYLAFKNQPNLKQIEAKKNELTYEGVDFLGAPNLVTLDLSYNKITRLDLRNFKKLTNFTANHNTILATVLFPDGSTELRNIDMSDGDITHFYPVSLPNLRYLNLANGSLLELELGNNYPELRDVDITGNVGVTSIDVTQQTKLEKLLIKGTKITELNLINNPELIMLDASNTDIAKLDLSGNKNVTTLELSDTKLSRLDVSNLANLYTINIDNTKIQRIDLSHQRFLRSVSVRNTGIQFLDMHGAIGTNRLNHLDMRDCKNTTPQSLNFTFKAMPSHTGNSYRTNVFLLGSNYEHANTGTLDDDADNSYKLDVHGDATASMDSVSITMQTSENGISYTLSQIPDDGYFATYEPVNGKVLPGFPIKIDTKAPAGSKFVGVEVNGKLIADSIFVVSEAAVVKPIFSVSGDDDYIKLTVPTGIDQQYFLSVNGEDKDVSIDWGDGELVKVKVKSTPTTVEGQTSGAIVTIYGAVTGADFSSYPGVGVDNKITAIDLSHNIHLRSLSTYMNSITSIDVSKLSNLESLDCSYSDLSSLDVSKNSKLINLRAYGNQVENIDITGAVDLAYLDVKNNWLESLDLSHNKKLVYLNISSNEIEAVDVRDMPELVELYVSNNKITALDVSKNPALRTLQLSNNSVSNLDLKNNLQLVTLTVDGNRLEGLDLTGHERLTYLNVGGNRWDACTLNDLYYSLSRYPKLQSGKMPRGNTLFVHGEKAGEYNDAEHAESSIAKLKGWTIDYEGDGTGCNMAYITIQEPESGTLKVFTTDGVEVLTGTKVAKNTDLVIKAIPASGYKLETLTLNDEEVDSPNFKVISSVTIGGIFTVSSQIDASTTDAFKVSGGKNYLSFMTGTPTHLQVYTLSGKLMFSTIVREHKTVSLPSGIYIVKAKGYSKVVAVE from the coding sequence ATGAAGAAATTTTTACTGATGTTTTCTTTGTTTGTGTCTTTAGTGACGTTCGCACAAACAAATGGTGAAATGAGGATTGCAACATCTACAGCCGTAGGGCAAGACTTTGAATTCCGTGTTACTCGAACCGATGAAACCAGCAAAGTGTTTGTTGACTGGGGAGATGGTAATAAACAAGAGGCTACGTTAGAAGGATGGAGTAATAATAAGAAGGTAACAGGAAAGTTACTGAAAGACACAATTATTGTTTATGGTGATTTTTCTGCTGTTGAAGTTTCTGAGGCAAAAGCAACATATCTTGCTTTTAAGAATCAGCCTAATTTAAAGCAAATTGAAGCAAAGAAGAACGAATTAACCTACGAAGGTGTTGATTTCTTAGGTGCTCCTAATCTTGTTACACTTGACCTTAGCTATAATAAAATTACGCGTTTAGACCTGCGTAATTTTAAGAAGTTAACTAACTTTACAGCTAATCATAATACAATTCTGGCAACTGTTTTATTTCCAGATGGCAGTACAGAACTACGAAATATCGACATGTCAGATGGAGATATTACACACTTTTATCCTGTTAGTCTTCCTAACCTCCGTTATCTTAATCTTGCAAACGGTAGTTTGTTAGAGTTAGAATTGGGTAATAATTATCCAGAGTTACGTGATGTCGATATTACAGGGAATGTTGGAGTAACATCTATTGATGTTACGCAACAAACTAAACTTGAAAAGCTTCTTATAAAGGGAACGAAGATAACTGAGCTAAACCTTATTAATAACCCAGAGCTTATCATGCTTGATGCGTCTAATACCGACATTGCAAAGCTTGACTTAAGTGGTAACAAGAATGTAACAACGCTTGAACTTAGTGATACGAAGTTGTCTCGTTTAGATGTGTCTAATCTTGCAAATCTTTATACAATTAATATTGATAATACGAAGATACAACGTATTGATTTATCTCACCAACGGTTTTTACGTAGTGTGAGCGTACGGAATACTGGAATACAATTCCTTGATATGCATGGTGCTATCGGTACTAATAGACTTAATCACCTTGATATGCGTGACTGTAAGAATACTACTCCTCAGTCACTTAACTTCACATTCAAAGCAATGCCGTCACATACCGGTAATTCTTATCGTACAAATGTTTTCCTATTAGGGTCTAACTACGAGCATGCCAACACTGGGACTTTAGATGATGATGCCGACAATTCTTATAAATTAGATGTTCATGGTGATGCTACTGCGTCTATGGATTCTGTTTCTATAACTATGCAAACATCCGAAAATGGAATTAGTTACACACTAAGTCAAATCCCTGATGATGGGTATTTTGCAACTTATGAACCTGTTAATGGGAAAGTTCTGCCTGGTTTTCCAATTAAGATAGATACTAAAGCACCTGCTGGCTCAAAGTTCGTTGGGGTAGAGGTGAATGGAAAATTAATAGCTGACAGTATATTTGTCGTATCTGAAGCGGCGGTTGTAAAACCTATTTTTAGTGTTTCTGGTGATGATGATTATATCAAACTAACAGTTCCTACAGGTATAGACCAACAGTATTTCCTTTCTGTTAATGGTGAGGATAAAGATGTTTCAATTGATTGGGGAGATGGTGAACTTGTAAAAGTGAAGGTTAAATCAACTCCAACAACAGTAGAGGGGCAAACATCTGGAGCGATTGTAACGATATATGGTGCTGTTACAGGAGCTGATTTCTCAAGTTATCCAGGTGTAGGTGTTGATAATAAGATAACTGCTATCGATTTGAGTCATAATATTCATTTACGTTCTCTTTCTACGTATATGAATTCTATTACGTCCATAGATGTTTCAAAGCTATCGAATCTTGAATCTCTTGATTGTTCTTATTCAGACCTCAGTTCCTTGGATGTTAGCAAGAATAGTAAACTTATTAATTTACGTGCTTATGGTAATCAAGTTGAAAATATAGATATTACAGGTGCTGTCGATTTAGCTTATCTTGATGTCAAAAATAACTGGTTAGAAAGTTTAGATTTAAGTCATAACAAGAAACTCGTTTATTTGAATATAAGTAGTAATGAGATAGAGGCAGTTGACGTGAGGGATATGCCAGAACTCGTAGAACTTTATGTTTCAAATAATAAGATTACTGCTCTTGATGTTAGCAAGAACCCTGCATTGAGGACATTGCAGCTATCTAATAATTCAGTCTCAAACTTAGACTTAAAGAATAATCTTCAACTTGTGACACTTACTGTTGATGGCAATAGATTAGAGGGGCTGGACCTTACGGGGCATGAACGATTGACCTATCTGAATGTAGGTGGTAATAGATGGGATGCATGTACTTTAAATGATCTTTATTATAGCCTTTCACGTTATCCTAAACTTCAGAGTGGAAAGATGCCACGTGGTAACACGCTTTTCGTTCATGGTGAAAAAGCTGGAGAGTATAATGACGCTGAGCATGCAGAATCATCTATCGCTAAGTTGAAGGGTTGGACGATTGATTATGAGGGCGATGGAACAGGTTGTAACATGGCGTATATTACAATACAGGAGCCTGAATCTGGAACGTTAAAGGTATTTACAACAGATGGCGTTGAGGTTCTGACAGGTACAAAGGTGGCTAAGAATACAGATCTTGTCATTAAAGCGATACCCGCATCTGGATATAAACTTGAAACTTTGACACTTAATGATGAAGAAGTGGATTCTCCTAATTTTAAGGTTATTTCTTCTGTGACTATTGGAGGAATCTTCACAGTTTCGTCACAAATAGATGCTTCTACTACTGATGCTTTTAAAGTCTCTGGGGGTAAGAATTATCTAAGTTTTATGACAGGAACGCCTACACACTTGCAAGTCTATACCTTAAGTGGCAAATTGATGTTCTCTACTATTGTAAGAGAGCATAAGACGGTTAGTCTACCATCAGGTATCTATATTGTTAAAGCGAAGGGTTATTCAAAAGTTGTAGCAGTTGAATAG
- a CDS encoding AAA family ATPase, whose product MIENKYEKKLIDNAMYLDTVTQSKGKIVECAKTIIKNNKNEAILLCRYISDATKHKNAQITKIAISTKDALISYYGYKELKNICSNKTNQEEDYSLEELMTQLNSLIGLEKVKSKVNDLIAFQKVQLLRRAEGLHTTKNTMHLAFTGNAGTGKTTVARIVGRIYKKIGLLSKGHFMEVSRTDLIAGYQGQTALKVKEVIDKAKGGVLFIDEAYSITENDHSDSYGRECLTELTKALEDYRQDLVVIVAGYPEPMEKFFDSNPGLKSRFNSFIMFENYNDEELFNILQNICDKEDYFISDNLKVEIKKHLSRETMHEKKQFSNGRYIRNLFEELIMQQARRLSSIKTPTIEELKTLCTDDFKKNEIILKERV is encoded by the coding sequence ATGATAGAAAACAAATACGAAAAGAAATTGATTGACAATGCAATGTATTTAGATACTGTCACTCAAAGCAAAGGTAAGATTGTGGAATGTGCAAAAACAATTATTAAAAATAACAAAAACGAAGCAATACTTTTATGCAGATACATAAGTGACGCAACAAAGCACAAAAACGCACAAATTACAAAAATTGCTATATCAACAAAAGACGCACTTATTAGTTACTATGGCTATAAAGAATTAAAAAATATTTGTTCTAACAAAACAAATCAGGAAGAAGACTATAGTTTAGAGGAGTTAATGACCCAATTGAACTCGTTGATTGGATTAGAGAAAGTAAAATCAAAGGTTAATGATCTTATTGCTTTCCAGAAAGTACAACTATTAAGGAGAGCAGAAGGGCTTCATACTACTAAAAACACTATGCATTTAGCCTTTACTGGAAACGCAGGCACAGGTAAAACTACTGTTGCAAGAATCGTCGGAAGAATATATAAAAAAATTGGACTACTTTCAAAAGGGCACTTTATGGAAGTATCAAGAACAGACCTCATTGCTGGCTATCAAGGACAAACAGCGTTAAAGGTAAAAGAGGTAATAGATAAAGCCAAAGGAGGTGTATTATTTATTGATGAAGCATACAGCATAACAGAAAATGACCACAGTGATTCATACGGACGAGAATGTCTTACAGAACTAACAAAAGCATTAGAAGATTATCGTCAAGACCTTGTTGTTATAGTTGCAGGCTATCCAGAACCTATGGAAAAGTTCTTTGATTCTAATCCAGGACTGAAATCTAGATTCAACTCCTTTATTATGTTTGAAAACTATAATGACGAAGAACTTTTTAATATACTTCAAAATATTTGTGATAAAGAAGATTATTTTATTTCAGATAATCTTAAAGTAGAAATAAAAAAACATCTCAGTAGAGAAACAATGCATGAGAAAAAGCAATTTTCAAATGGAAGATATATTCGTAACTTATTTGAAGAATTGATAATGCAACAAGCGAGAAGATTATCCTCTATCAAAACACCTACTATTGAAGAACTAAAAACTCTGTGCACAGATGATTTCAAAAAAAACGAAATTATCCTGAAAGAAAGAGTTTAA